From Triticum aestivum cultivar Chinese Spring chromosome 4A, IWGSC CS RefSeq v2.1, whole genome shotgun sequence, a single genomic window includes:
- the LOC123088032 gene encoding uncharacterized protein, with amino-acid sequence MMEAAEFRPWSDLPPELLGLVLKRLPSLADRVRLRAVCHPWRSNSMLQPLPLPFPWLTLPDGTFLSIPNGEIHRISLPEDACCQGSIGNWLFLTHNDDVCYLMNPFSKTRLELPKLAKIWKRGILDLDSRFSPIFYKLVVPFPLDSLPCSLVAALIMDDSNCGTLCISEPPFETDSFRDDEHPVLHLGDVAFFDGKLYGLCGSGHLFIFELDKDLFIASMECVIHSLGDLGGTPQSLPREGACMVRDYLVECGGRLLMVIRWFRSTARPTSDDCLEHDRTVALGVFEADLHAEPVGWRTVSDLDGHALFLGQHSSKSLRAGECTGYQEDCIYFMCDYPWPKYSANPLRDAGVYNVRNETFLPLMSGTTAVPPRHAGQWRPTWYFPPEAV; translated from the coding sequence ATGATGGAGGCTGCGGAATTTCGCCCTTGGTCAGATCTTCCGCCAGAACTCCTGGGACTTGTTCTCAAGCGCCTCCCTTCCCTAGCTGACCGTGTTCGTCTAAGAGCTGTCTGCCACCCATGGCGCTCTAATAGTATGTTGCAACCCCTTCCTCTCCCATTTCCATGGCTCACTCTCCCTGATGGTACTTTCCTCAGCATTCCAAACGGTGAGATTCACCGCATATCTTTACCAGAAGATGCGTGTTGCCAGGGCTCCATTGGAAACTGGCTATTCCTCACGCACAATGATGATGTGTGCTACTTGATGAACCCTTTCTCCAAGACCAGGTTGGAGCTTCCTAAGCTAGCCAAAATATGGAAGCGTGGAATATTGGATCTTGATTCTAGATTTAGTCCAATTTTCTACAAGTTGGTGGTGCCCTTTCCCCTTGACTCATTGCCCTGTTCCCTTGTTGCTGCACTGATCATGGATGATAGTAACTGTGGTACACTTTGTATTAGTGAACCACCGTTTGAGACTGACTCATTCAGAGACGATGAGCATCCAGTTCTGCACCTCGGGGATGTCGCATTCTTTGATGGAAAGCTGTATGGGCTGTGCGGGTCTGGTCACCTTTTCATCTTTGAATTAGACAAGGATCTTTTCATTGCATCCATGGAGTGCGTAATTCACTCTCTGGGTGACTTGGGTGGAACACCTCAATCCTTGCCGAGAGAGGGGGCGTGTATGGTAAGGGACTATCTAGTCGAATGTGGCGGTAGACTGTTGATGGTGATACGGTGGTTTCGCTCTACGGCCCGTCCAACAAGTGATGACTGTTTAGAGCATGACCGTACTGTTGCACTTGGGGTTTTTGAGGCCGACCTGCATGCCGAACCCGTTGGATGGAGAACAGTAAGTGATTTGGATGGCCATGCGCTCTTTCTTGGCCAACATAGCTCCAAGTCCCTGCGTGCTGGAGAATGCACTGGATACCAAGAGGACTGCATCTACTTCATGTGTGACTATCCCTGGCCGAAGTATTCTGCAAATCCTCTTCGCGACGCCGGTGTTTACAACGTCAGGAATGAGACGTTCCTGCCGCTAATGTCAGGGACCACCGCAGTACCACCACGTCACGCTGGCCAGTGGCGGCCGACATGGTATTTCCCTCCTGAAGCTGTATGA